The Pirellulales bacterium genomic interval AGATGGTCGGCAGGATTGGCCGGCATGTCGAAATTCACCAGAGTCAACACGCCCGCTTGAAAGTCGATCGACCCGGCGATCGGTTTCACGCGCCGCTGAGAGACGCCGATCTTGGCGCGATAATGACTGTCGCCGCGGAACAAAATCGCCGCGGGCGTAACCTTCAACCGCTCGGGTGGAACCAGGCCGAAGTAATCGGCCTTCACCACCGGTCCGAGTTTGCTTTCGTCTCCCGAGCGATAGGGAACGACGATGACCGTCTCGGGCCCGGAAACCATCATGCCCAGGATCCAGATCGAGACCAGACCGCCGTCTCTCTTCATCGCCGGACCGCGGTTGGTGACAGAATTATCGGATTCGAATCCAACTGCGTGCAGCTTACCCTCGGCGAGCGCGCTCTGGGCGTCCGGGCCGAACGACGCCCCAAAGTCGTTGATCCCAAGCAACCGAACGTTGCGGTTCGCCGCCAGATCGAACTCGGTCTTGGCCGCATTTGCCAGACGCATGGAGCGCTCCATGCGGCAGACGGGGTCGGTCGGGCTCGAGGCGACCTGAAAGGCGCCATCGTTCATCGCCGGCGGCGTATACCAGTTGGCGAGTTCTTGCTTTGCGCCAGGGGCGAACCAGAGGCTGAATTGCCCTCCTTCGGGACTAAGCCAAATCCGGTCCTCGCCGCCGTAGTTGTTGAATTGGGCGTTTTTTTGGCCCGCTTCGATGAACGCGCGGTTGATCCAGCCGAGACTCCGCCCGTCTTCGCCGTCGCAGGTCGAAGTCATCACGCGGCCTTGATACTCAGGGCAAATCGCCACGCGGGCGGCGCCGTCGATCAGCTCGATCACCTTGGTGTGCTTCGCCAGAAACTCTTTCGCTTGCCGATAGGTCATGGAATCTCCCTTCGCGTCTGTGCCAGCAGGTTCGGCGGCTCCCGCGATCGCGGCGGGAAACAGAATCGCCAGCGACGCAAGCGCCGCCGCGTGAGAAAACGTGCCGATGAGTCGGGTCATGGGTGAGGCTCCGGGTGGCGGGATCAGGAGTCGGATTTGGGATTCTCGATTTTGGATTTTGGATTGGGAGGCGGGGATTGAGATTCGAGTTTAGTATCGTACCATCCCCACGCGACGAGGAGGAGCGCTACGGCGAAGTATCCGCCGGCGATATACAGCGGCGTTTGGCCCTTGGCCGCAGCCGGCAATTCCGGCAGATTCCAAGGTACGATCAGTCCGCCATCGGCCAGCGGCGAGTGAATCACTCCGAATAGCGCGCAAGCGCCGGCGATCGCGAAATACAACGCCGCGCTCAGCAACCGCCGATCGATGAGACCAGCTAATGCCGAAGCCCAGAGCAAGCTTGTGAGGATGAATCCATTGGCTAGGAAGCGCAGGGTCTCGAGCTTCTCGGCGAAGCTCGGCGCCAAACTCGCCGCGGCGATTCCCTTGCTGGTCAGCGCCGCATCGCCGAAGATTTGATCGACGTGGATCATCACGAGCCTCGCCATCGCCGGTACGCATGCCAAGGCCACGGCAGGGTAATGTTTTATCGGAGTGGCGTGGAAGCTCTGCGCCGTGATTTCCAGGCCGACGAAAACGAGAATCGGAAGGACGGCCGGCTGTGGAATGAGATTGTAAAGATAGCCGAAGTAGCCGATCAATCCGGCTGATCCCATGAAGACGGCCGTGGCCAGCGTGTAAGCCGCGCGGCCTCCCATCGCTTTATAAGCGGGATGGCCGATATAGGGCGTCGTTTGTGCGACGCCCCCGCAGCAACCGGCGGCCAGCGTGGCCAGCGCTTCCACGGCGATGATTCGGCCCGTATCGTATTCGTCACCGGCGGCCGCGGCGCTCTCCGTGCAATCGATCCCGCCGATCACGGTGGCCAACGCAAACGGGATCACGATCGGCAAATACTGAACCATGTCGTGCCAGGCCGCGAGCCACTCGAAGCGAAACGCCTCGATCCATTGCGTGGGCCAGAGCGCATCGGCCGCCTTGACGTCGGCGGCGCTCACCGTCTGTCCGAGAATGCCAGTCGCCTTCATTGCGTAGAAAATCGCCCCGCCAACAAGTAGCGCCGCCAGGGCGCCAGGGATGCGCCCGGGAAATTCGACGCGGGCGGTCAGAGTCGCGAGGATCACCACCAGCGCCACCATGCCGACCACCGGATATCGCAGCACGTCCAACAGCGGCAAAAAACTGATCATCACCAGCGCGATGGCGGTGAGCGAACCGAGAAGTCCCGCCCGCGGGACACAGCGGCGAATCCAGCCCGACCCCAGCGCGCAGACCATCTTGAAGGCCCCCGTGGCCACCAATGCGCACATGCCGATGTGCCAGGTGTGCCGGGCCGCTTCCAGCTCAGATAGCCCGCGCCCCCGAGCGGCCAGAAACGCCGGCCCAAGAACGAATAGCGCCATCCCTAGCGTGCTCGGCGTGTCGAGTCCCAGCGGCATGGCGGTCACGTCGTCGCGGCCGGTCCGGCGGGCCAATCGAAACGCCATCCAGGTGTAAATCACATCGCCGATCACGATCCCGATCACCGTGCCGGGAACCATATGGTCGAGGGCAAACCGGGCCGGAATCCCGAAGGCGGCGAGAATCCCGACCATCGCGGTCAGCACCGCCAAATTGTCTAACATCAAGCCGAAAAAGGCGTTAATGTCGCCAGGAACAGCCCATTTGTAGCGCGACACGGCAAACCTGCTGCAGAAGGGATGCGAGCGCGGCATCCCGACCGCATCGCAACGGGGTTTGAGTGTAAAGCGACGAGCCCCGTGCTGTCAATTTGGCGGGCATAAATAGTATAATGGGTGCCGAACCCTTCGAACTCTGTCCCGTAGAAGCAGATGAGTTCCGCCATCAAAGCCAAGCGAGCCAACGACGCAGCGACGCCGCGATGGTCCGAAATGACCGACGAGCAATTGTTGCTCGCCTATCGGAGGGAAGCAGCGGCGGGTGCCTTCGAGACGTTGGTTCGCCGCTACGAACGGGAGCTGTTTAGCTACCTGTTTCGCTACCTCGGTGATGCGGCGATGGCGGAGGACGCATTCCAGGCCACATTCCTCCAGGTGCATTTGAAGCGCGAGCAGTTTGAAGAGGGGCGAAAGGTCCGGCCCTGGCTATACACGATCGCCACCAACCAATCGATCGATGCCCAACGCCGGAACAAGCGCCATCGAATCCTGAGCTTGGATCGGCGGGGTAGTTCGCAGGAAAGCGAGGAGACCGGTTCGCTGGTCGAGTTGTTGCAGAGCCGCGAACCGGAGGCCAGTTCGAATCTGGAACGAGAAGAGCGCCGCGAGTGGATTCGCGAAGCCGTCCAGAATTTGCCCGAGCCGCTCCGCGGCGCGGTCGCCTTGGTGTATTACCAGGGGATCAAGTATCGCGAGGCGGCGGAGATTCTGGGGATCCCGGTCGGCACGGTGAAGAGCCGGCTCAATGCCGCTTTGCACCGGCTGAGTGAAGCTTGGAATCAAACACGTTCGTTGGAAAAA includes:
- a CDS encoding permease, yielding MSRYKWAVPGDINAFFGLMLDNLAVLTAMVGILAAFGIPARFALDHMVPGTVIGIVIGDVIYTWMAFRLARRTGRDDVTAMPLGLDTPSTLGMALFVLGPAFLAARGRGLSELEAARHTWHIGMCALVATGAFKMVCALGSGWIRRCVPRAGLLGSLTAIALVMISFLPLLDVLRYPVVGMVALVVILATLTARVEFPGRIPGALAALLVGGAIFYAMKATGILGQTVSAADVKAADALWPTQWIEAFRFEWLAAWHDMVQYLPIVIPFALATVIGGIDCTESAAAAGDEYDTGRIIAVEALATLAAGCCGGVAQTTPYIGHPAYKAMGGRAAYTLATAVFMGSAGLIGYFGYLYNLIPQPAVLPILVFVGLEITAQSFHATPIKHYPAVALACVPAMARLVMIHVDQIFGDAALTSKGIAAASLAPSFAEKLETLRFLANGFILTSLLWASALAGLIDRRLLSAALYFAIAGACALFGVIHSPLADGGLIVPWNLPELPAAAKGQTPLYIAGGYFAVALLLVAWGWYDTKLESQSPPPNPKSKIENPKSDS
- a CDS encoding RNA polymerase sigma factor, whose amino-acid sequence is MSSAIKAKRANDAATPRWSEMTDEQLLLAYRREAAAGAFETLVRRYERELFSYLFRYLGDAAMAEDAFQATFLQVHLKREQFEEGRKVRPWLYTIATNQSIDAQRRNKRHRILSLDRRGSSQESEETGSLVELLQSREPEASSNLEREERREWIREAVQNLPEPLRGAVALVYYQGIKYREAAEILGIPVGTVKSRLNAALHRLSEAWNQTRSLEK
- a CDS encoding DUF6786 family protein; the protein is MTRLIGTFSHAAALASLAILFPAAIAGAAEPAGTDAKGDSMTYRQAKEFLAKHTKVIELIDGAARVAICPEYQGRVMTSTCDGEDGRSLGWINRAFIEAGQKNAQFNNYGGEDRIWLSPEGGQFSLWFAPGAKQELANWYTPPAMNDGAFQVASSPTDPVCRMERSMRLANAAKTEFDLAANRNVRLLGINDFGASFGPDAQSALAEGKLHAVGFESDNSVTNRGPAMKRDGGLVSIWILGMMVSGPETVIVVPYRSGDESKLGPVVKADYFGLVPPERLKVTPAAILFRGDSHYRAKIGVSQRRVKPIAGSIDFQAGVLTLVNFDMPANPADHLYMNNAWEVPQKHPFVGDALNSYNDGPPGAGRAPLGAFYEVESLSPAAELAPGQSLKHHHRTFHVQGDLAALARLAKITLGVDLASVRKEMLGK